One window of Kosakonia cowanii JCM 10956 = DSM 18146 genomic DNA carries:
- the hpt gene encoding hypoxanthine phosphoribosyltransferase, giving the protein MKHKVEVMIPEAEIKARVAELGRQITERYKDSGSEMVLVGLLRGSFMFMADLCREVQVSHEVDFMTASSYGSGMSSTRDVKILKDLDEDIRGKDVLIVEDIIDSGNTLSKVREILRLREPKSLAICTLLDKPSRREVDVTVEYIGFSIPDEFVVGYGIDYAQRYRHLPYVGKVVMLDE; this is encoded by the coding sequence ATGAAACACAAAGTTGAAGTGATGATCCCGGAAGCGGAGATCAAAGCACGCGTCGCCGAACTGGGTCGTCAAATCACTGAACGTTACAAAGATAGCGGCAGCGAGATGGTGCTGGTGGGGCTGCTGCGCGGCTCGTTTATGTTTATGGCCGATCTCTGCCGTGAAGTGCAGGTCTCCCATGAAGTCGATTTTATGACCGCTTCCAGCTACGGCAGCGGCATGTCATCGACCCGCGATGTGAAAATCCTCAAAGATCTGGATGAAGATATTCGCGGCAAAGATGTATTGATTGTTGAAGACATTATCGATTCTGGCAACACGCTGTCGAAAGTGCGCGAGATCCTGCGCCTGCGCGAGCCGAAGTCGCTGGCGATCTGCACCCTGCTGGATAAACCTTCGCGACGCGAAGTGGATGTCACCGTCGAGTATATCGGTTTCTCGATTCCGGATGAGTTTGTGGTGGGTTACGGAATTGACTACGCTCAGCGCTATCGCCATTTGCCCTATGTCGGCAAAGTGGTGATGCTGGACGAATAA